A DNA window from Camelina sativa cultivar DH55 chromosome 17, Cs, whole genome shotgun sequence contains the following coding sequences:
- the LOC104758338 gene encoding E3 ubiquitin-protein ligase RING1-like translates to MFVCLVYKQFLLEIMSISLPITRTDGTFRTFGLYWCYNCHRTVRIASSIPSEIMCPRCLRQFVVEIEMRHPRFTFNHAVPPFDASPEARLLEALSLMFDPPIIGGFGPDPFLRARSRNILEPETRPRPHHRRRHSLDNVNNGGLPPPRRTYVVLRPINPASPLGSITEPPNPAPPQRLNTHDFFTGATGLEQLIEQLTQDDRPGPPPASEPTIDALPTVKVTPQHLTNDMSQCTVCMDEFIVGGEATELPCKHIYHKDCIIPWLRLHNSCPICRRDLPPVNTIANSRERSNSIRQDIPERRRPRWMQLGNIWPFRARYQRVSPEERPQQNPRGNRS, encoded by the coding sequence ATGTTTGTATGCCTTGTATATAAACAATTCCTTCTTGAAATCATGTCAATAAGTCTGCCTATAACACGGACCGATGGAACATTTAGGACTTTTGGCCTCTATTGGTGCTACAATTGTCATCGTACGGTCAGGATTGCATCCTCTATCCCATCTGAGATCATGTGCCCTCGATGCTTGAGGCAATTTGTTGTCGAGATTGAGATGAGACATCCTCGGTTTACTTTCAATCATGCTGTTCCCCCTTTTGATGCTTCTCCTGAGGCTCGTCTTCTAGAAGCTCTATCACTCATGTTTGATCCTCCAATCATAGGGGGGTTTGGTCCAGACCCATTTCTTAGAGCAAGATCAAGAAATATATTGGAACCTGAAACAAGACCCAGACCACACCATCGACGACGCCACAGCCTTGACAATGTTAACAATGGCGGTTTACCTCCACCAAGAAGAACATATGTAGTTCTCCGACCCATTAATCCGGCTAGTCCACTTGGAAGCATAACCGAGCCACCAAATCCTGCACCACCCCAGCGTTTGAACACACATGATTTCTTTACTGGAGCAACAGGCTTAGAGCAGCTGATTGAACAGCTAACACAAGACGATAGGCCTGGACCACCACCAGCGTCAGAACCAACCATTGATGCGCTACCCACTGTGAAGGTAACACCACAGCATCTAACCAACGACATGTCACAATGCACAGTGTGCATGGACGAATTCATTGTTGGTGGGGAGGCTACAGAGTTACCGTGCAAAcacatataccataaagattgTATAATCCCGTGGCTCAGGCTTCACAATTCTTGCCCCATCTGCCGTCGTGACCTCCCACCTGTCAACACCATTGCTAATTCTCGAGAAAGGAGCAATTCTATTAGACAAGACATACCTGAAAGAAGACGCCCGAGGTGGATGCAGCTTGGTAACATTTGGCCCTTTAGAGCAAGATACCAAAGGGTTAGTCCCGAAGAAAGACCACAGCAGAATCCTCGAGGTAACAGGAGCTAA
- the LOC104758337 gene encoding uncharacterized protein LOC104758337 produces the protein MSDPYESVKGGRLAFKGGDLATRKSIEKKKKKKKQKKNKEKLDDGAEGELKMAPDAAGEDIYSIDAAKKKKYDDLFPVEAKKFGYIPKSNFESTADALDDRVKKKADRYCK, from the coding sequence ATGTCAGATCCTTACGAGAGCGTGAAAGGTGGAAGACTAGCGTTCAAAGGAGGTGATCTAGCCACGAGGAAATcgatcgagaagaagaagaagaagaagaagcagaagaagaacaaggagaagCTCGACGACGGTGCTGAGGGAGAACTGAAGATGGCTCCCGACGCTGCTGGAGAAGATATTTACTCTATCGATGccgcgaagaagaagaaatacgATGACCTTTTTCCTGTGGAGGCGAAAAAGTTCGGTTACATTCCGAAATCAAACTTCGAATCCACGGCAGATGCTCTTGACGACCGCGTCAAGAAGAAAGCTGATCGTTACTGTAAATAg